A stretch of uncultured Methanobrevibacter sp. DNA encodes these proteins:
- a CDS encoding desulfoferrodoxin family protein, with protein sequence MAKILKCDDCGSIIQVLVEDDGDTCDTHMLNIPVQTEGEKAPKHKPVVEIDGNKVTAKVGEAAHPMDDDHYIQFLVIEAGGEQFVKSFKPGDVAEATFTVNSTDDVVALAFCNLHGLWSSE encoded by the coding sequence ATGGCAAAAATTTTAAAATGTGATGATTGTGGAAGTATTATCCAAGTTTTAGTTGAAGACGATGGCGACACATGTGATACACACATGCTCAATATTCCTGTCCAAACTGAAGGAGAAAAAGCTCCAAAACACAAACCAGTAGTTGAAATTGATGGTAACAAAGTAACTGCTAAAGTTGGAGAAGCAGCTCACCCAATGGATGATGACCATTACATCCAATTTTTAGTTATTGAAGCTGGCGGTGAACAATTCGTAAAATCCTTCAAACCAGGAGATGTTGCAGAAGCTACCTTCACTGTTAACTCAACTGATGATGTTGTTGCATTAGCATTCTGTAATTTACATGGACTCTGGTCTAGTGAATAA
- the nifU gene encoding Fe-S cluster assembly scaffold protein NifU, with the protein MDYSEKVMDHFANPRNCRMMEDANGVGTVGNPTCGDLMTIYIKVNDDEVIEDISFQTFGCGAAIATSSMITEIAVGKTIDEALQISRNDVAEELDGLPPIKMHCSNLAADGLQAAIENYKENNQ; encoded by the coding sequence ATGGATTATTCAGAAAAAGTTATGGACCACTTTGCAAATCCTAGAAACTGTAGAATGATGGAAGATGCAAATGGTGTTGGAACAGTTGGAAACCCAACCTGTGGAGACTTGATGACAATCTACATCAAAGTTAATGATGATGAAGTTATTGAAGATATTTCTTTCCAGACCTTTGGTTGCGGAGCTGCTATTGCAACCAGCAGTATGATTACTGAAATTGCTGTTGGAAAAACAATAGATGAAGCACTGCAAATTTCCAGAAATGATGTTGCAGAAGAATTAGACGGTCTTCCACCAATTAAAATGCATTGTTCAAATCTTGCAGCAGACGGACTTCAGGCTGCAATTGAAAACTATAAAGAAAACAATCAATAA
- the aroA gene encoding 3-phosphoshikimate 1-carboxyvinyltransferase, with product MILKVKNISKIGGEVKAPPSKSYSHRAVILASLARGTSKLYDMLYSEDTLSSIRVCRALGAKINEKEDYLEVIGTGGKLHNSSQEPIDLANSGTTLRLMTSVSALSDNEVILTGDDSLKTRPMGLLMGALNPLGVECESLNDNEKAPILIKPGYLGGDTNIYGNVSSQFISSILISSPLSKYGVTLYVLPEFKSKPYVNMTVDIMRKFGVKLLKGYYLKHDNCDKDHQSCRIDEFKVKKQDYIACDYTVEGDYSSASYLLALIAINGGKARIKNLFRDSKQGDKFILDILQKMGATVVRGEDYVEIASKGNLKAIDVDLSNAPDLLITVAVLAAMAEGTTNITGVAHARVKETDRIDTTCRELEKLGCRLTEREDGMSITGGVTSGVVDSHGDHRLAMAFSLIGLRHDIEITNGEVFDVSFPNFIEAMAELGFELELKNE from the coding sequence ATGATTCTTAAGGTAAAAAATATTTCAAAAATTGGCGGAGAGGTAAAAGCGCCTCCCTCTAAAAGTTATTCTCACAGAGCAGTAATTCTAGCATCATTGGCTAGAGGAACTTCAAAACTCTATGATATGTTATATTCAGAAGATACATTATCTTCAATTAGAGTATGCAGGGCGTTAGGTGCAAAAATCAATGAAAAAGAGGATTATTTGGAGGTTATTGGAACTGGAGGTAAGCTTCATAATTCTTCTCAAGAACCAATAGATTTGGCTAATTCAGGAACTACCTTAAGGCTGATGACATCAGTTTCCGCATTAAGCGATAATGAAGTAATCTTAACTGGGGATGATTCACTTAAAACCCGTCCGATGGGACTGTTGATGGGTGCTCTAAATCCATTGGGTGTTGAATGTGAATCTTTAAACGATAATGAAAAGGCACCAATTTTAATTAAACCGGGTTATCTTGGTGGTGATACCAATATTTATGGAAATGTTAGTTCACAATTCATTTCATCAATTTTGATATCTTCACCTTTATCCAAATATGGTGTCACTTTATATGTTTTGCCTGAATTCAAGTCCAAGCCATATGTTAACATGACAGTTGACATAATGAGGAAATTCGGAGTGAAACTTCTAAAAGGATATTATTTAAAACATGATAATTGTGATAAGGACCATCAAAGCTGCAGAATTGATGAGTTCAAAGTTAAAAAACAAGATTATATTGCCTGTGACTATACAGTTGAAGGGGATTATTCATCAGCATCATACTTGCTAGCTTTAATAGCAATCAACGGCGGTAAAGCCCGGATAAAGAATTTGTTTAGAGATTCAAAACAGGGAGATAAGTTTATTTTGGATATTCTTCAGAAAATGGGGGCCACTGTTGTTCGAGGTGAGGATTATGTTGAAATTGCATCTAAAGGTAATCTGAAAGCCATTGATGTTGATTTGTCAAATGCTCCTGATTTGCTGATTACTGTTGCAGTACTGGCTGCGATGGCTGAAGGCACTACCAATATTACAGGTGTTGCTCATGCAAGAGTCAAGGAAACCGACAGGATTGACACTACTTGCAGAGAACTTGAAAAATTGGGCTGCAGATTAACCGAAAGGGAAGATGGAATGAGCATTACTGGTGGTGTGACCTCAGGTGTGGTTGATTCACATGGAGATCACAGGCTGGCAATGGCATTCAGTCTGATAGGTCTTAGACATGACATCGAAATTACAAATGGTGAGGTCTTTGACGTGTCATTTCCAAACTTTATTGAAGCAATGGCTGAACTGGGCTTTGAATTGGAGTTAAAGAATGAATAA
- a CDS encoding DHH family phosphoesterase, producing the protein MKTNCPKCKGIGSVVVDYKECDACGGTGYEEDLFDVGSHFKGVNSKAKAKFDLGSDQDIPCEVCNGKGQVEVFEDCPHCNGTGQVNVCRDCGKIIDENEDICSECNEKRKVEKMKHDEYVARQNQARDVYILDSLCKMRDIDKDKLYKGKITRIEKYGAFVTLNNNVWGLMRGDVSGYHVGEEIIVFITAIKSREGKIDFAPAYVEKYNLKRLTKSIPRTLIGKLEEKKGKIVRIDGEVQQVQQTSGPTIFIISDESGTTEIAAFDKAGERSYPEIDVGDAVQVIGEVNEHSGKTQIESSSMTKLSEENTKKLLKLIDDALNKRAQPEDVDFLVKSDVLNRLRPKMYEAAQKIRRAILDGRTILLRHHNDADGICSGVAMEKAIVPLIQKVNPSNDAEYYYFKRSPSKAPFYELEDVVKDLSFALEDQERHGQKLPLIVLLDNGSTEEDIVALMQAKIYDIEVVVIDHHSPGDLITKDERDGEIYGATVAVDEYVDTHVNPYLVGGDSQLTAGCLSTEVAHIINPDVKELIMHLPAIAALGDRSECGETFQYLQLASQKGFTKEHLAKVAECVDFEAYFLRFMNGRGIMDTILAVDNIDKHEKMIDALYKEYQKRIDTQLRAALPNIKKTKLENGIYFNLLDVEKFAHKFTFPAPGKTCGFVHDHVIKELGEDKPIVTLGHGPDFGVFRATDAVNEQYGFNVNEIVSEMIEKVPQAGIDGGGHECAGSIKYIEGLGDEVLYKVVEEIQSLTKK; encoded by the coding sequence TTGAAAACTAATTGTCCAAAATGTAAAGGAATAGGTTCAGTTGTGGTGGACTATAAAGAATGTGATGCCTGTGGTGGAACCGGGTATGAAGAAGACTTATTTGATGTAGGAAGTCATTTTAAAGGAGTAAACAGTAAAGCAAAAGCAAAATTTGATTTAGGTTCAGATCAGGACATTCCATGTGAAGTATGTAATGGAAAAGGGCAGGTGGAAGTCTTTGAAGATTGCCCTCACTGTAACGGAACCGGACAGGTCAATGTGTGCAGAGACTGTGGAAAAATAATTGATGAAAATGAAGATATCTGTTCTGAATGTAATGAAAAAAGAAAGGTTGAAAAAATGAAGCATGATGAATATGTAGCTCGTCAAAATCAAGCAAGGGATGTTTATATTTTAGATTCCCTATGTAAAATGAGGGATATCGATAAAGACAAATTATACAAAGGAAAGATTACTAGAATTGAAAAATATGGTGCATTCGTTACTTTGAACAATAATGTTTGGGGACTTATGAGGGGAGATGTATCCGGATATCATGTAGGTGAAGAAATTATTGTATTTATAACTGCTATCAAATCAAGGGAAGGCAAAATTGATTTCGCACCTGCTTATGTGGAAAAATATAATCTTAAAAGATTAACCAAATCAATTCCAAGAACTTTAATAGGCAAGCTTGAAGAGAAAAAAGGAAAAATTGTTAGAATCGATGGTGAAGTCCAGCAGGTTCAACAGACTTCAGGGCCTACCATATTTATTATCAGTGATGAAAGTGGCACTACAGAAATAGCTGCTTTTGATAAGGCAGGTGAAAGGTCATATCCTGAAATCGACGTTGGTGACGCAGTTCAGGTAATCGGTGAGGTCAACGAACATAGTGGAAAAACTCAAATTGAGTCATCTTCAATGACAAAACTTAGTGAAGAAAATACTAAAAAGTTATTAAAATTAATAGACGATGCATTAAACAAAAGAGCTCAACCTGAAGATGTTGATTTCTTAGTCAAAAGTGATGTTTTAAACAGGCTTAGACCTAAGATGTATGAAGCTGCTCAAAAAATCAGAAGGGCCATACTTGATGGAAGAACAATTTTACTTAGACATCACAATGATGCTGACGGAATATGTTCTGGTGTTGCAATGGAAAAAGCTATTGTTCCTTTAATTCAGAAGGTTAATCCAAGCAATGATGCTGAATATTATTATTTTAAACGTTCTCCAAGTAAAGCACCATTTTATGAACTTGAAGATGTTGTAAAAGACTTGTCCTTTGCTTTGGAAGACCAGGAAAGACATGGTCAAAAATTACCTTTAATTGTTCTTTTGGATAATGGATCAACTGAAGAGGATATAGTAGCATTGATGCAGGCTAAAATCTATGATATTGAAGTTGTTGTAATTGACCATCACTCTCCGGGTGATTTAATCACAAAAGATGAGAGGGACGGTGAAATATATGGTGCAACTGTTGCGGTTGATGAATATGTTGATACGCATGTAAATCCTTATCTTGTTGGCGGAGATTCCCAATTGACTGCAGGTTGTCTTTCAACTGAAGTAGCACATATTATCAATCCGGATGTTAAAGAACTTATTATGCATTTGCCAGCTATTGCTGCATTGGGGGACCGTTCTGAATGTGGTGAAACCTTCCAGTATCTTCAATTGGCCAGTCAGAAAGGATTTACCAAAGAACATCTTGCAAAAGTTGCGGAATGTGTTGATTTTGAAGCTTACTTCTTAAGATTCATGAATGGTAGAGGAATAATGGACACTATTTTGGCTGTGGATAATATTGATAAGCATGAAAAAATGATTGATGCATTGTATAAGGAATATCAAAAAAGAATCGACACTCAACTTAGAGCAGCTCTTCCTAATATCAAGAAAACCAAACTTGAAAATGGAATCTACTTCAATTTATTGGATGTTGAGAAATTTGCCCATAAATTTACATTCCCTGCTCCTGGAAAAACATGCGGATTTGTTCATGATCATGTAATTAAGGAACTGGGTGAGGATAAGCCAATTGTTACTTTGGGTCATGGGCCTGATTTTGGAGTATTCAGAGCTACTGATGCAGTAAATGAACAATACGGATTTAATGTTAATGAAATTGTATCTGAAATGATTGAAAAAGTTCCACAGGCGGGAATTGATGGTGGAGGTCACGAATGTGCAGGATCCATCAAATATATTGAGGGCCTCGGTGATGAAGTATTGTACAAGGTAGTTGAAGAAATTCAATCCTTAACAAAAAAGTAG
- the nth gene encoding endonuclease III: MNKEERVIKLIEELESVFEIRTFLDHDPYKVLIRTILSQRTRDENTDQATNNLFEKYPDIYAVVDAPIDDVKELIRPAGFYNVKAARIQEVSQILIDQYGGEVPDTVEEMIKLPGVGRKTANCVMVFAFELPAIPVDTHVHRISNRLGLVDTKDPEDTEVELCKIAPEELWIKLNDLMVQFGQNICKPISPQCEICPCTDICDYFAENI, translated from the coding sequence ATGAATAAGGAAGAGCGTGTAATTAAATTAATTGAAGAGTTGGAAAGCGTTTTTGAAATAAGAACTTTTCTTGACCATGATCCGTACAAGGTATTAATCAGAACCATTTTGTCCCAAAGGACTCGTGATGAAAATACCGACCAGGCTACCAATAATCTGTTTGAAAAATATCCTGATATTTATGCTGTTGTTGATGCTCCGATTGATGATGTTAAAGAGTTAATCAGACCTGCAGGTTTTTATAATGTTAAAGCAGCCAGAATTCAGGAGGTTTCACAAATTTTAATTGACCAGTATGGCGGTGAAGTTCCGGATACTGTTGAGGAAATGATTAAACTTCCGGGAGTTGGAAGAAAAACAGCAAATTGTGTAATGGTTTTTGCTTTTGAACTTCCTGCAATTCCTGTTGATACTCATGTTCACAGAATATCAAACCGTTTGGGTTTGGTGGATACAAAAGATCCTGAAGATACTGAAGTGGAATTGTGCAAGATTGCTCCTGAGGAATTGTGGATTAAGCTTAATGATTTGATGGTTCAATTCGGTCAAAACATCTGTAAACCTATTTCTCCTCAATGTGAAATATGTCCCTGCACTGACATTTGTGATTATTTTGCCGAAAATATCTAA
- the cysK gene encoding cysteine synthase A, whose protein sequence is MVNVPKLKRGVLDSVTDAIGNTPIVRLNNLTKDLDAEVDVKIESFNPTGSVKDRVAVAMIEDAEEKGLLKPGATIIEPTSGNTGIGLAFAAAAKGYKLILTMPETMSVERRKFLSILGAELVLTPGADGMGGAIAKANELNEETPDSIILGQFDNPANVEIHAETTAQEILRDTDGNVDIVVAGVGTGGTITGIGKVLKEEVPGVKIVAVEPKDSQTLGKGEKGPHKIQGIGAGFVPSIYDASVIDEIIPVENKDAGDTLLALAKKEGIFSGISSGAATWAALDLAKKEENKGKRIIAILPDNGERYLSVDWLFE, encoded by the coding sequence ATGGTAAATGTTCCAAAATTAAAAAGAGGTGTACTTGACAGTGTAACTGACGCAATTGGAAACACTCCAATTGTAAGATTAAACAATTTAACAAAAGACTTGGATGCTGAAGTCGATGTAAAAATCGAATCTTTCAACCCAACAGGTAGTGTAAAAGACAGAGTCGCTGTTGCAATGATTGAAGATGCAGAAGAAAAAGGTTTACTTAAACCTGGAGCTACAATCATAGAACCAACAAGTGGAAATACCGGTATTGGTCTTGCATTTGCAGCTGCTGCAAAAGGTTATAAATTAATATTGACTATGCCTGAAACAATGTCTGTTGAAAGAAGAAAATTCTTAAGTATTTTAGGTGCTGAACTGGTTTTAACTCCTGGTGCAGATGGAATGGGTGGAGCTATTGCAAAAGCAAATGAATTGAATGAAGAAACTCCTGATTCCATTATTTTAGGCCAATTTGACAACCCTGCCAATGTTGAAATCCATGCAGAAACTACTGCTCAGGAAATATTAAGAGACACTGATGGGAATGTTGATATTGTAGTTGCGGGTGTTGGAACTGGAGGAACAATTACTGGAATTGGTAAAGTCTTAAAAGAAGAAGTTCCTGGTGTAAAAATTGTTGCAGTCGAACCAAAAGATTCACAGACCCTTGGAAAAGGTGAAAAAGGACCTCACAAAATTCAAGGTATTGGTGCAGGATTTGTTCCGTCAATTTATGATGCAAGCGTAATCGATGAGATTATTCCAGTTGAAAATAAAGATGCAGGTGATACTTTATTAGCACTTGCTAAAAAGGAAGGTATTTTTTCCGGTATCTCATCAGGAGCAGCAACTTGGGCTGCTTTGGATTTAGCTAAAAAAGAAGAAAATAAAGGAAAAAGGATAATAGCAATTTTACCTGACAATGGTGAAAGATATCTCTCTGTTGATTGGTTATTTGAATAA
- the cysS gene encoding cysteine--tRNA ligase, translating to MEIYSTLTRSKEDFVTINENRVNLFVCGPTVYDDAHIGHGRTYISFDTIKRYLEFKGYAVFYIQNVTDVDDKIINRSKESGIPADVLSRKFEKRYREDMHKLNVNGVNLFARATDHMPEIIDQIQRLIDKGFAYETEDGVYFEIDKFDEFGKLSNRNVEELESHREIAETTKKNQQDFALWKKREDVDEPTWPSPWGDGRPGWHIEDTAITEYYFGEQYDVHGGGLDLIFPHHEAEITQMEAVSGKSPMVRYWLHTGFLNVNGEKMSKSLHNFITIRELLENYEPDTFRFFVLSTHYRSPIDFSKDSLHQSERSLDRIRKYYDLLDVEVEEEFSSDYEVLAKWSKEFFDSMDDDFNTPKAIAAIFGLINDSKNDLDNLSDDDKIAIKAFLDDAAHIFGVSFETEDVNAGSDDLLDLISEVRSELRANKQYDLSDKIRDGLQSLGYEIND from the coding sequence ATGGAAATTTATTCAACTTTAACTCGTAGTAAAGAGGATTTTGTAACTATTAATGAAAATAGGGTTAACTTATTTGTATGCGGGCCAACTGTTTATGATGATGCTCACATTGGACATGGAAGAACATACATTTCTTTCGACACAATAAAAAGATATTTGGAATTTAAAGGATATGCTGTTTTTTATATTCAGAATGTAACTGATGTAGATGATAAAATCATCAACCGTTCAAAGGAAAGTGGAATTCCTGCTGATGTTCTTTCACGCAAGTTTGAAAAAAGATACCGTGAAGACATGCATAAATTGAATGTCAACGGTGTCAATCTGTTTGCAAGAGCAACAGACCATATGCCTGAAATCATAGATCAGATTCAAAGATTAATAGATAAAGGATTTGCATATGAAACTGAAGATGGAGTTTACTTTGAAATTGATAAGTTTGATGAATTCGGAAAATTATCAAACAGGAATGTTGAAGAGTTGGAATCTCATCGTGAAATAGCTGAAACCACCAAGAAAAATCAGCAAGATTTTGCATTGTGGAAAAAACGTGAAGACGTAGATGAACCTACCTGGCCTTCTCCATGGGGAGACGGAAGACCTGGATGGCACATTGAAGATACAGCTATTACCGAATACTACTTTGGAGAACAGTATGACGTTCACGGTGGAGGATTGGATTTAATATTCCCTCACCATGAGGCTGAAATTACACAGATGGAAGCTGTAAGTGGAAAATCTCCAATGGTAAGGTACTGGTTGCACACTGGATTTTTAAATGTCAATGGAGAAAAAATGTCAAAATCACTCCATAATTTCATTACCATTCGTGAATTGCTTGAAAACTACGAACCGGATACATTCAGATTCTTTGTACTTTCAACTCACTACAGAAGTCCAATAGACTTTTCCAAAGATTCACTCCACCAGTCTGAAAGAAGTTTAGACAGGATTAGAAAATACTATGATCTTTTAGATGTTGAAGTGGAAGAAGAATTCAGTAGTGACTATGAGGTTTTAGCTAAATGGAGTAAAGAATTCTTTGACAGTATGGATGATGATTTTAACACTCCAAAAGCTATTGCGGCAATATTCGGATTAATCAATGATTCCAAAAATGATTTGGATAATTTATCTGATGATGATAAAATAGCTATCAAAGCATTCCTTGATGATGCTGCTCATATTTTTGGTGTCAGTTTTGAGACTGAAGACGTTAATGCAGGATCTGATGATTTGCTTGATTTGATTTCAGAAGTAAGATCTGAACTAAGAGCTAACAAGCAATATGATTTATCTGATAAAATCCGTGATGGTCTACAGTCTTTAGGCTATGAAATTAATGATTAG
- the nifS gene encoding cysteine desulfurase NifS: MYLDNSATTQVSEEVFKEMEPYFTQEFGNPSTLYGYGRESKKALELARKRVADAINAKPEEIYFTSGGSESDNLAIKGIAFKLQKKGKHIITTNIEHPAVKNTLGFLESLDFKVTYLPVNENGIIEIEDLKEAITDETILISVMHANNEIGTIQPIEEIGKIARENGIKFHVDAVQSFGKIDVDVEKLNIDLLALSSHKINGPKGVGALYIRKGTRVVPLIHGGGQEKGIRGGTENVPGIVGFGKACELAANQLDEHYEKLSSIRDELIDKVLSTIPEAYLNGDEETRLPNLVNFRFKAIEGESLILLLDAKGYQASTGSACSSNTLEASPVLTALGLDPVDVHGSLRISLAPESDNFDVDEFVGIVAESVKRLRQMSPLWNQELDYDNIMCRKHEDNCRKC; the protein is encoded by the coding sequence ATGTATTTAGATAACTCAGCAACTACTCAAGTTAGTGAGGAAGTTTTTAAAGAAATGGAACCTTATTTCACACAAGAGTTTGGAAACCCTTCAACTCTTTATGGATATGGTCGTGAATCCAAAAAGGCATTGGAATTAGCTCGTAAAAGAGTGGCTGATGCAATTAATGCAAAACCTGAAGAAATTTATTTCACAAGCGGAGGATCAGAATCCGACAATCTTGCAATCAAGGGTATTGCATTTAAACTGCAGAAAAAGGGAAAACATATTATTACAACAAATATTGAACACCCTGCTGTTAAAAATACTTTAGGATTTTTGGAATCTCTTGATTTTAAAGTAACCTACTTGCCGGTAAACGAAAATGGTATAATTGAAATCGAAGATTTAAAAGAAGCTATTACTGATGAAACTATTTTGATTAGTGTAATGCATGCAAACAATGAAATCGGTACAATCCAGCCTATTGAAGAGATAGGTAAAATTGCACGTGAAAATGGAATTAAATTCCATGTTGATGCAGTACAAAGTTTCGGAAAAATAGATGTGGATGTTGAGAAATTAAATATAGATTTACTTGCTTTATCTTCACATAAAATTAATGGTCCAAAAGGTGTTGGAGCATTATACATCAGAAAAGGAACCCGTGTCGTACCACTCATTCACGGTGGAGGACAGGAAAAAGGAATCAGAGGTGGAACTGAAAATGTTCCTGGAATTGTTGGGTTTGGAAAAGCTTGCGAATTAGCTGCCAATCAATTGGATGAACATTATGAAAAATTATCCTCAATTCGTGATGAACTTATTGATAAGGTATTGAGCACCATTCCTGAAGCATACTTAAATGGTGATGAAGAGACAAGATTGCCAAACCTTGTTAACTTCAGATTTAAGGCTATTGAAGGTGAATCATTAATTCTTTTATTGGATGCTAAAGGATATCAGGCTTCAACAGGTTCTGCATGTTCATCAAATACTCTGGAAGCATCACCTGTACTGACCGCATTAGGTTTAGACCCTGTAGATGTTCACGGATCACTAAGAATATCACTTGCTCCTGAAAGTGATAATTTTGATGTAGATGAATTTGTAGGTATTGTTGCAGAATCAGTTAAAAGATTAAGACAAATGTCACCGTTGTGGAATCAGGAACTCGATTATGATAATATAATGTGTAGAAAGCATGAAGATAACTGTAGGAAGTGTTAA
- the cysE gene encoding serine O-acetyltransferase has translation MFKNLRAEIQAIKDKDPAARSTLEIFLCYPGFYALLMHRVSHWLWNHSLKLLARMNSNLARFLTGIEIHPGATFGKRVFIDHGMGVVVGETAIVGDDVLLYQGVILGGTSTEKTKRHPTVEKGVIIGAGAKVMGNITIGEYSKIGTGAVVLKDVPPESTCVGVPGRIVKRKGVRHEVVDLDHGKLPDPVADAIRTLEKHLQQTDKHIQILYDKNEICLAEDIRDEQEDLEDLFKK, from the coding sequence ATGTTTAAAAATTTGCGAGCAGAAATTCAAGCTATTAAAGATAAGGATCCCGCTGCAAGGTCTACATTAGAGATTTTCTTATGTTATCCTGGATTTTATGCTTTATTAATGCATAGAGTTAGTCATTGGCTATGGAATCATTCTTTAAAGCTTTTAGCTCGTATGAATTCAAATCTGGCTAGATTTCTTACAGGTATTGAAATTCACCCTGGTGCAACATTTGGTAAAAGAGTTTTTATAGACCATGGTATGGGTGTTGTTGTTGGTGAAACAGCAATAGTTGGTGATGATGTACTGTTATATCAAGGGGTAATTCTTGGAGGAACAAGTACTGAAAAAACTAAAAGGCATCCTACTGTTGAAAAGGGAGTCATTATCGGAGCTGGTGCAAAAGTAATGGGGAATATTACTATAGGAGAATATTCTAAAATCGGTACTGGAGCAGTTGTTTTAAAAGATGTGCCTCCTGAATCAACTTGTGTTGGAGTTCCGGGTAGAATTGTTAAACGTAAAGGTGTACGTCACGAAGTAGTGGATTTAGACCATGGTAAACTTCCAGATCCTGTTGCTGATGCAATTAGAACTCTTGAAAAACATCTCCAACAAACTGATAAGCATATTCAAATTTTATATGATAAAAACGAAATTTGTCTCGCTGAAGATATAAGGGATGAACAAGAAGATTTAGAGGATTTATTTAAAAAATAG
- a CDS encoding metallophosphoesterase, whose product MAAILIFYLFISSLIADLIRIIQKYLIKEKHLNFIPKIHKKGLLALIFFAVIILGSVYGMNHIELTEYNLTTEKIDNKSYSILFVSDVHYGTVQSTKLVKDSISKMNNLKPDIVVLGGDIVDERTTKDSMEEIFEELGKINSTYGTYYIFGNHDRQPYTTDYVNGNRTFTDSDLNQSIEKNKIKILNDAKVTINNDIVLVGRSDAEWENSVNRMDVNEIFNESDLSKYIVVLDHQPVEYEKNAQEGVDLQLSGHTHGGQLFPYGMIYDLTGRLNYGEYEIGDMKQIVSSGLTGWGWPMRNEAKCEYVLININ is encoded by the coding sequence ATGGCAGCGATATTGATATTCTATCTGTTTATTTCATCTTTAATAGCTGATTTGATAAGAATAATTCAAAAATATTTGATTAAAGAAAAACACCTGAATTTCATTCCAAAAATTCATAAAAAGGGATTGTTGGCCCTAATCTTTTTTGCAGTCATTATCCTTGGAAGTGTTTACGGAATGAACCATATTGAACTAACCGAATATAATTTAACAACAGAAAAAATTGATAATAAATCTTATTCTATTCTTTTTGTTAGTGATGTTCATTATGGGACTGTACAGAGTACCAAATTGGTGAAGGACAGCATTTCAAAAATGAATAATTTAAAACCAGATATCGTTGTTTTGGGTGGAGACATTGTTGATGAGAGAACTACCAAAGACAGCATGGAAGAAATATTTGAGGAATTGGGAAAAATTAACTCAACATATGGAACATATTACATCTTTGGAAACCATGACAGACAACCTTATACAACGGACTATGTAAATGGAAACAGAACATTCACAGATAGTGACCTAAATCAATCCATTGAAAAAAATAAAATAAAAATATTGAATGATGCCAAGGTCACCATCAATAATGACATTGTTTTAGTTGGAAGAAGCGATGCAGAATGGGAAAATTCAGTTAACAGAATGGATGTGAATGAAATTTTTAATGAAAGTGATTTATCCAAATATATTGTAGTATTGGACCACCAACCTGTTGAATATGAAAAAAATGCTCAAGAAGGTGTTGATTTGCAGCTTTCAGGCCATACACATGGTGGACAACTATTTCCCTATGGAATGATATACGATTTAACCGGCCGTTTAAACTATGGAGAGTATGAAATTGGAGATATGAAACAAATCGTATCATCCGGTTTGACAGGATGGGGATGGCCTATGAGAAACGAAGCAAAATGCGAGTATGTGTTAATTAATATCAATTAA
- a CDS encoding transcriptional regulator yields the protein MKPPCEIVVWYVIPAIRSELAKELLNLGMKQKDVSELMDITQPAVSQYITDKRGSGIKLDDDVRAMIHEFASQLSKGEATKADLIPRTCNICKNVKTIDVLEQLNIDKSDLGDDCRSCLGSEAK from the coding sequence ATGAAACCACCTTGTGAAATTGTAGTTTGGTATGTTATACCGGCTATTAGATCAGAATTGGCAAAAGAACTTTTGAATTTAGGAATGAAACAAAAGGATGTTTCTGAACTGATGGATATTACTCAACCTGCGGTTTCCCAGTACATTACTGATAAACGGGGCAGTGGAATAAAACTTGATGATGATGTAAGGGCAATGATTCATGAATTTGCCAGCCAGTTATCCAAGGGTGAAGCTACAAAAGCTGATTTAATTCCACGCACATGTAATATTTGCAAAAATGTTAAAACAATTGATGTGTTAGAACAACTCAACATTGACAAATCTGATCTTGGTGATGACTGTCGATCTTGTTTAGGGTCAGAAGCAAAATAG